The following proteins come from a genomic window of Fontisubflavum oceani:
- a CDS encoding molybdenum cofactor biosynthesis protein MoaE, whose amino-acid sequence MIRVQSELFDMGAELNRFAADVAGAGAVVSFSGLVRDVATGDLSKMIIEHYPGMTEKALGEIAEQARSRWSLTDVFVLHRYGEMTPGEPIMMVATAARHRADAFAAAEFLMDYLKSRAPFWKQEIAGDKADWVAARDEDEVALKRW is encoded by the coding sequence ATGATCCGTGTGCAGTCCGAACTGTTCGATATGGGGGCCGAGCTGAACCGATTTGCCGCCGATGTCGCAGGCGCGGGCGCGGTGGTCAGCTTTTCCGGTTTGGTGCGGGATGTGGCGACGGGTGATCTCAGCAAAATGATCATCGAACATTACCCCGGCATGACCGAGAAGGCGTTAGGCGAGATCGCCGAACAAGCGCGGTCCCGCTGGTCTTTGACCGATGTATTTGTCTTGCATCGTTATGGCGAGATGACGCCAGGCGAGCCGATCATGATGGTCGCCACGGCCGCACGACATCGCGCGGATGCGTTTGCCGCAGCCGAATTCCTGATGGATTACCTGAAATCTCGCGCGCCGTTCTGGAAACAGGAGATCGCCGGCGATAAGGCCGATTGGGTCGCGGCACGTGACGAAGATGAGGTGGCGCTCAAGCGCTGGTAA
- the pgsA gene encoding CDP-diacylglycerol--glycerol-3-phosphate 3-phosphatidyltransferase translates to MRWTIPNILTVFRLLAAPALGLIFLFLDRPYADWVAVVLFISASLTDYIDGDLARRWNQVSKFGAMLDPIADKAMVVMALAVLLGILGVSVWLMIPVVAILFREVFVSGLREFLGDTAGTLKVTPLAKWKTAVQMVAIALLFAWGLFEHYFGMQTYGMDGEIVRDVLGGVIEDEFGLIWKYYGLLLTSWGGLALLWLAAGLTLVTGVDYFLKAMPHLRED, encoded by the coding sequence ATGCGTTGGACCATTCCCAATATCCTGACTGTCTTCCGTCTCTTGGCCGCCCCGGCTTTGGGTCTGATTTTTCTTTTTCTGGACAGGCCTTACGCCGATTGGGTGGCGGTTGTTCTATTCATCTCCGCCTCACTCACCGACTATATTGACGGCGATCTGGCCCGGCGTTGGAATCAGGTGAGCAAATTCGGCGCGATGTTGGATCCGATTGCCGACAAAGCGATGGTGGTGATGGCGCTCGCGGTGCTGCTTGGCATATTGGGGGTGTCTGTTTGGCTGATGATCCCGGTCGTCGCGATCCTGTTTCGGGAGGTATTTGTCTCGGGCCTGCGGGAGTTTTTGGGCGACACCGCTGGCACACTTAAGGTCACGCCATTAGCGAAGTGGAAGACAGCCGTGCAGATGGTGGCGATCGCGCTGCTTTTTGCCTGGGGTCTGTTTGAGCATTATTTCGGAATGCAGACCTATGGCATGGATGGCGAGATCGTGCGCGATGTGCTGGGCGGCGTGATCGAAGACGAATTTGGGCTGATCTGGAAGTACTACGGGCTGCTTCTCACCTCATGGGGCGGTTTGGCGCTTTTGTGGTTGGCCGCAGGCCTTACATTGGTGACTGGCGTCGACTATTTCCTAAAGGCAATGCCGCATCTGCGAGAGGACTGA
- a CDS encoding S49 family peptidase yields MKRFIPFMKSDPLVSVLRLQGVIAGTGRGGVLNDANTSQMIEKAFSRGKPAAVALIINSPGGSAAQSSLIAARIKRLSEEKEVPVHAFVEDVAASGGYWLACAAEKIWVDASSIVGSIGVISASFGLQDFIARFGIERRVHTAGKDKSMLDPFRAERAEDVERLKSIQTQIHDAFIAHVQSSRGDRLAKDDDLFTGEFWVGETAVGLGLADGVAHLKPKMKELYGDKTRFAAYGPRRGLLQRVGVQIVDDLAGAVDARAAWARYGL; encoded by the coding sequence ATGAAGCGCTTCATTCCTTTTATGAAAAGCGATCCGCTTGTGTCGGTTTTGCGGCTGCAAGGTGTGATCGCGGGCACGGGCCGCGGCGGTGTTTTGAACGACGCGAACACGTCTCAGATGATCGAAAAGGCCTTTTCGCGCGGCAAACCCGCAGCGGTGGCGCTGATCATCAACTCGCCGGGCGGGTCTGCGGCGCAGTCGTCTCTCATCGCGGCGCGGATCAAACGGCTGTCGGAAGAGAAAGAGGTGCCAGTCCATGCCTTTGTCGAGGATGTGGCAGCTTCCGGCGGGTATTGGCTCGCCTGTGCAGCGGAGAAGATCTGGGTCGATGCAAGTTCAATTGTCGGTTCCATCGGTGTGATCTCAGCCAGCTTCGGATTGCAGGATTTTATCGCGCGCTTTGGCATTGAACGGCGGGTACACACGGCGGGCAAAGACAAATCCATGCTCGACCCGTTTCGTGCCGAGCGTGCCGAAGATGTCGAGCGTCTGAAGTCGATCCAAACGCAGATTCACGATGCGTTTATTGCGCATGTCCAATCCAGCCGAGGTGATCGTCTGGCAAAGGATGATGACTTGTTCACCGGAGAGTTTTGGGTGGGCGAGACGGCGGTTGGTCTGGGCCTGGCCGACGGCGTGGCACATCTCAAGCCAAAAATGAAAGAGCTCTATGGCGACAAGACCCGGTTCGCGGCCTATGGGCCTCGGCGCGGTTTGTTGCAACGGGTCGGCGTGCAGATCGTTGATGACCTGGCCGGTGCGGTGGATGCCCGCGCGGCTTGGGCCAGGTATGGGCTCTGA
- a CDS encoding 3-hydroxybutyrate dehydrogenase, whose amino-acid sequence MSDLRGKTALVTGSVQGIGLAIAEALASAGARIAVHGLAGDAQIHEVCEHLRQLGAPQAEFFNGDLRHPDQIAALMEAVAAWGGADVLVNNAGVQHTAPLAEMPREMWEAILSVNLSAAFHTMQAAMPIMAERGYGRVINIASVHGLVASKDKAPYVAAKFGLVGLSRVAALEYAAAGSKASGGVTVNCICPGWTETAIIEPQIEMRAKAHGGDREAGVAELLAEKQPSLRTSDPAEIGALALWLCAPIAHNVTGTSIPIDGGWTAQ is encoded by the coding sequence ATGAGTGATCTCAGAGGCAAAACCGCCTTGGTCACCGGATCGGTGCAGGGGATCGGATTGGCGATTGCGGAGGCTTTGGCAAGCGCGGGCGCACGAATCGCGGTGCACGGGTTGGCGGGGGATGCGCAAATTCATGAGGTCTGCGAACATCTGCGTCAGCTGGGCGCGCCGCAGGCCGAATTCTTCAACGGAGACCTGCGCCACCCTGACCAGATCGCTGCGTTGATGGAGGCGGTCGCGGCCTGGGGCGGGGCCGATGTTTTGGTCAATAACGCGGGCGTGCAACATACCGCACCCCTGGCCGAGATGCCGCGCGAGATGTGGGAGGCGATCTTGTCGGTGAACCTCTCCGCCGCGTTTCACACGATGCAAGCCGCCATGCCGATCATGGCGGAGCGGGGATATGGCCGGGTGATCAATATCGCGTCGGTGCATGGGTTGGTCGCCTCGAAAGACAAAGCGCCCTATGTGGCGGCGAAATTTGGGTTGGTGGGGCTTAGCCGGGTTGCCGCCCTGGAATATGCCGCAGCCGGGTCGAAGGCTTCGGGTGGTGTGACGGTCAACTGCATTTGCCCAGGCTGGACCGAAACCGCGATCATAGAGCCGCAGATCGAGATGCGCGCCAAGGCCCATGGCGGGGATCGGGAGGCCGGGGTCGCGGAGCTGTTGGCGGAGAAACAACCCAGTTTGCGGACGTCTGACCCGGCTGAAATCGGCGCGCTGGCACTTTGGCTCTGCGCGCCGATTGCTCATAACGTCACGGGCACGTCGATCCCGATTGATGGTGGTTGGACGGCGCAGTGA
- a CDS encoding calcium/sodium antiporter, which yields MIIEFLLAGLGLIILLLAGDVLVRGAVNLSLRLGIPALIVSLTVVAFGTSAPELLISIQAIWEGVPGLALGNVVGSNTANVLLVLGVPALISGLDTRQCETRRTYLMMIAGTFLFIGLAYAGPFVWWHGLVLLAGLSLVLGDAFRSAQAHRAEANGAMIAEEELEEADPSMPWWKIGLYMLLGLIGLPLGADLLVDSATSIARAYGISETVIGLTLVAIGTSLPELATTVMAAIRQHAEVAIGNVIGSNMFNLLAIIGVASLVGPIPVAPEFFVFDFWVMLAASLVLAPFVFMKLKMGRAVGLAFVALYIIYIGTLLA from the coding sequence ATGATCATCGAGTTTCTGCTTGCGGGCCTTGGCCTGATCATCCTGCTCTTGGCCGGCGATGTCTTGGTGCGGGGTGCAGTCAATCTGAGCCTGCGGCTGGGCATTCCGGCGTTGATTGTCAGTTTGACGGTTGTGGCCTTTGGCACGTCTGCGCCCGAGCTGCTGATCTCGATCCAAGCGATTTGGGAAGGCGTGCCCGGCTTGGCGCTCGGCAATGTTGTCGGTTCCAACACCGCGAATGTTCTTTTGGTGCTTGGGGTCCCGGCCTTGATCTCTGGGCTGGACACTAGGCAATGCGAAACCCGTCGCACGTATTTGATGATGATCGCGGGGACGTTTCTTTTCATTGGTCTCGCCTATGCGGGCCCGTTTGTCTGGTGGCATGGGTTGGTGCTTCTGGCGGGTTTGAGCTTGGTGCTGGGCGACGCGTTTCGCAGCGCACAAGCACACCGTGCCGAAGCCAATGGCGCTATGATTGCCGAAGAAGAACTGGAAGAAGCCGATCCGTCGATGCCCTGGTGGAAGATCGGTCTCTATATGCTTCTGGGCTTGATTGGCTTGCCCTTGGGGGCGGATCTCTTGGTGGATAGTGCGACCTCTATCGCGCGGGCGTATGGGATCAGTGAAACGGTGATTGGTCTGACCCTTGTGGCCATCGGTACGTCGCTGCCAGAACTGGCGACCACGGTCATGGCGGCGATCCGACAGCATGCCGAGGTGGCGATCGGCAATGTCATCGGCTCGAATATGTTCAACCTGCTGGCGATTATTGGGGTGGCATCCCTTGTTGGTCCAATCCCGGTCGCCCCTGAATTCTTTGTGTTCGATTTCTGGGTGATGCTGGCTGCATCCTTGGTCTTGGCGCCGTTTGTCTTCATGAAGCTGAAAATGGGCCGGGCGGTTGGTTTGGCCTTCGTGGCGCTTTACATCATCTATATCGGCACTCTTCTGGCCTGA
- the modC gene encoding molybdenum ABC transporter ATP-binding protein: protein MNVHLSFRHRFPDMELALNCTIPNGVTAFFGPSGAGKTSVLRVIAGLETPDEGVIEIGTHRVLDTDAKINVPTAARRIGYVFQEPRLFPHLSVAANLRYGQARSKTRALPLGFDDLVTLLGLDALLDRRPATLSGGEGQRVALGRALLSGPDLLLMDEPLSALDARRKAELLPYFERLRDQLGLPILYVSHDVAEVTRLADTIVLMEKGQMRSIGPAAEIIAGGETDSQISRDLAGAILSVTIAGHDPADGLTEARIGSQPIWLPGQVGAAGDQLRVRLDARDVMLMREAPQGISALNVLPVTVVSIVPGPGSGALVRLDHQGQILVARVTKRSVRALALEPGMPLHAIVKSMSVTPERVGTG, encoded by the coding sequence ATGAACGTGCATCTCTCTTTCCGCCACCGGTTTCCGGATATGGAGTTGGCGCTCAACTGCACCATTCCGAATGGGGTTACAGCTTTTTTTGGCCCCTCGGGTGCGGGGAAAACCAGCGTTCTGCGCGTCATTGCCGGGCTGGAGACACCCGATGAGGGCGTGATCGAGATCGGCACACACCGTGTCTTGGACACCGACGCCAAAATCAACGTCCCAACCGCCGCACGGCGCATCGGCTATGTGTTTCAGGAGCCGCGCCTCTTCCCGCATCTGAGCGTCGCCGCCAATCTGCGCTATGGGCAAGCGCGCTCCAAAACCCGCGCCCTGCCCCTCGGCTTTGACGATCTGGTGACGCTTTTGGGCCTAGACGCGCTGCTTGACCGGCGCCCGGCAACCCTGTCTGGCGGCGAGGGGCAGCGCGTGGCGCTTGGGCGCGCCCTGCTCTCCGGCCCCGATCTTCTGCTAATGGACGAGCCGCTCTCAGCACTGGATGCGCGCCGCAAAGCGGAACTCTTGCCCTATTTCGAGCGGCTCAGGGATCAGCTTGGCCTGCCAATCCTATATGTCAGCCATGATGTTGCCGAGGTGACCCGGCTGGCCGATACGATTGTCCTGATGGAGAAAGGGCAAATGCGCAGCATCGGCCCAGCGGCGGAGATCATTGCGGGCGGCGAAACCGACAGCCAGATCAGCCGCGATCTGGCGGGCGCGATTCTCAGCGTCACGATTGCTGGTCATGACCCGGCCGATGGCCTGACCGAAGCCCGGATCGGCAGCCAGCCGATCTGGCTCCCCGGTCAAGTTGGGGCCGCCGGGGACCAACTACGTGTCAGGCTGGATGCGCGCGATGTGATGTTGATGCGTGAAGCGCCGCAGGGGATCAGCGCGCTGAATGTGCTGCCTGTCACTGTGGTGAGCATCGTGCCCGGCCCTGGGTCCGGCGCTTTGGTGCGGCTTGATCACCAGGGCCAAATATTGGTGGCTCGGGTCACCAAACGCTCGGTCCGCGCCTTGGCACTCGAACCGGGTATGCCCCTGCACGCCATCGTCAAATCCATGTCTGTCACGCCGGAGCGGGTCGGGACGGGGTAG
- the uvrC gene encoding excinuclease ABC subunit UvrC → MSDKAEKTTPTGHQVIQSYLKVLDNSPGVYRMLDAQSRVLYVGKARALKKRVSNYAKPTGHDPRIARMIRETASMMFLTTRTETEALLLEQNLIKQLKPRYNVLLRDDKSFPNILVSAEHEFPQIKKHRGAKKEKGGYFGPFASAGAVNRTLNQLQKVFLLRNCSDATFDSRTRPCLLYQIKRCSAPCVGYISQEDYAASVKDAERFLSGNSTKIQETLARDMAAASEAMEFERAAALRDRIRALTNVQSAQGINPKGVTEADIIALHMEGGQACVQVFFIRANQNWGNRDFYPRVAGAEAPEVLEAFIGQFYDTKEPPRQLILSHGIENTDLMAEALSQKLGRKVEILVPQRGEKAELVAGAERNARESLARKMAETATQTKLLSGLAEAFDLDAPPKRIEVYDNSHIQGTNAVGGMIVAGPDGFMKSQYRKFNIKGTDITPGDDFGMMKEVLTRRFQRLLKEDPDRQTEAWPDLLLIDGGAGQISAVAEIMGDLGVDDVPFIGVAKGIDRDAGKEEFHRPGTRAFALRHNDPVLYFVQRLRDEAHRFAIGAHRQKRSKAVGATPLDDVPGVGATRKRALLSHFGSAKAVARADLSDLKAVDGISDAMAETIYDFFHERG, encoded by the coding sequence ATGTCTGATAAGGCCGAAAAAACCACGCCAACCGGGCACCAGGTGATCCAATCCTACCTCAAGGTTTTGGATAACTCGCCGGGTGTGTACCGGATGCTCGATGCGCAGTCGCGGGTGCTCTATGTCGGCAAGGCGCGGGCGCTGAAAAAGCGTGTGTCGAACTATGCCAAACCGACGGGGCATGATCCTCGCATCGCCCGGATGATCCGCGAAACGGCATCGATGATGTTTCTCACCACGCGGACGGAGACTGAGGCGCTGCTTTTGGAGCAGAACCTGATCAAGCAGCTCAAGCCGCGCTACAATGTGCTGCTGCGGGACGACAAAAGCTTCCCGAATATCTTGGTTTCGGCCGAACATGAGTTCCCACAGATCAAGAAACATCGCGGCGCGAAGAAAGAAAAGGGCGGCTATTTTGGCCCCTTCGCCAGTGCCGGTGCGGTGAACCGGACCTTGAACCAACTGCAGAAGGTGTTCTTGCTCCGCAACTGCTCCGACGCGACCTTCGATAGCCGCACCCGACCCTGTCTGCTCTATCAGATCAAACGCTGCAGCGCGCCCTGCGTCGGTTATATCAGCCAGGAAGACTACGCCGCCTCCGTTAAGGATGCGGAGCGGTTTCTGTCGGGGAACAGCACCAAAATCCAAGAAACCCTCGCCCGGGACATGGCGGCGGCGTCGGAGGCGATGGAGTTCGAGCGCGCCGCCGCGCTCCGCGACCGGATCCGCGCGCTGACCAATGTGCAGTCGGCCCAAGGCATCAACCCGAAAGGTGTCACAGAGGCCGACATCATCGCGCTTCATATGGAGGGCGGGCAGGCCTGTGTGCAGGTGTTTTTCATCCGCGCCAATCAGAATTGGGGCAATCGCGATTTCTATCCCCGCGTGGCGGGCGCGGAGGCGCCCGAGGTCTTGGAAGCCTTCATCGGACAGTTCTACGACACCAAAGAACCGCCGCGGCAGTTGATCCTGTCTCACGGCATCGAAAACACAGACCTGATGGCCGAGGCGCTGAGTCAGAAGCTTGGCCGGAAGGTGGAAATTCTGGTGCCACAGCGCGGCGAAAAGGCAGAGCTTGTGGCCGGTGCGGAGCGCAACGCGCGCGAGAGCTTGGCGCGCAAAATGGCGGAGACCGCGACACAGACCAAGCTGTTGAGCGGGCTGGCGGAGGCCTTCGATCTGGATGCGCCGCCCAAGCGGATCGAGGTCTATGACAACTCCCATATCCAAGGCACCAACGCGGTCGGTGGGATGATTGTCGCCGGCCCCGATGGCTTCATGAAATCCCAATACCGGAAGTTCAATATTAAGGGCACGGATATCACGCCGGGCGATGATTTCGGGATGATGAAAGAGGTGCTCACTCGCCGGTTCCAAAGGCTCCTGAAAGAAGACCCTGATCGCCAGACCGAGGCCTGGCCCGATCTTCTGCTGATCGATGGTGGTGCAGGACAGATCAGCGCGGTGGCGGAGATCATGGGCGATCTGGGCGTCGATGATGTGCCCTTCATCGGCGTGGCAAAAGGCATCGATCGGGATGCAGGGAAAGAGGAGTTCCACCGCCCCGGCACGCGCGCCTTCGCGCTGAGACACAACGACCCGGTGCTGTATTTCGTCCAGCGTCTGCGGGATGAGGCGCACCGCTTTGCCATCGGCGCGCACCGTCAGAAACGGTCGAAAGCGGTTGGCGCAACCCCGCTTGATGACGTGCCAGGCGTCGGTGCGACCCGCAAACGTGCGCTTCTGAGCCATTTCGGGAGCGCCAAGGCGGTGGCCCGTGCCGACCTCTCCGATCTCAAAGCCGTTGACGGGATTTCCGATGCGATGGCCGAGACGATCTATGACTTCTTCCATGAGCGCGGCTAA
- the moaD gene encoding molybdopterin converting factor subunit 1, with product MVELRYFAWLRERVGVGHEQVETEAATVGELINELKDRDEAYAFAFSDLSAIRAAVDQELVEFDAPLAGAREIAFFPPMTGG from the coding sequence ATGGTAGAACTGCGCTATTTTGCTTGGCTTCGGGAGCGCGTCGGTGTCGGCCATGAACAGGTCGAGACAGAAGCCGCCACCGTGGGCGAGTTGATCAACGAACTCAAGGACCGCGACGAGGCCTATGCGTTTGCCTTCTCTGACCTGTCGGCGATCCGCGCCGCAGTTGATCAAGAACTGGTGGAGTTTGATGCGCCGCTGGCTGGTGCCCGCGAGATTGCGTTTTTCCCACCGATGACCGGGGGTTGA
- the modA gene encoding molybdate ABC transporter substrate-binding protein, translating into MCRNTLFAPLRALGVVTLIFSGLPSLAQAEDLLIFAAASMRDALEDVAEAWDGAPLAISYAGSAVLARQIEAGAPADIFISANEAWVSHLVDQGAIDPARTEVIVSNQLVVAGPIGAVETNTDLATALGSLPDDARIATGLLNAVPAGIYARQALEAEGVLDRFLPRLVQTDNVRIALALAARGDVARAIVYRTDALADSQVAIDVHIPGHLHDPIRYPAAVITGSDHPDATALLDFLTSPQARAIFESHGFEVPQ; encoded by the coding sequence ATGTGCCGGAATACTCTCTTTGCCCCTTTGCGCGCCCTTGGGGTCGTGACCCTGATATTCTCCGGGTTGCCCAGTCTGGCGCAGGCCGAAGATCTTCTGATCTTTGCCGCAGCCAGCATGCGCGACGCGCTGGAAGATGTGGCCGAGGCCTGGGACGGCGCGCCGCTGGCGATTTCCTACGCTGGCAGCGCCGTCTTGGCCCGGCAGATCGAAGCAGGCGCGCCCGCCGATATCTTCATCTCGGCCAATGAAGCCTGGGTCAGCCATCTGGTGGATCAGGGAGCCATCGACCCGGCGCGGACCGAGGTGATTGTGTCCAACCAACTGGTCGTGGCCGGACCCATCGGTGCGGTCGAGACCAACACGGACTTAGCCACAGCTCTCGGCTCACTACCCGACGACGCACGTATTGCAACAGGGTTGCTCAACGCGGTTCCCGCCGGGATTTATGCGCGTCAGGCCCTCGAAGCCGAGGGGGTATTGGATCGTTTTCTGCCAAGATTGGTGCAGACCGACAATGTCCGTATTGCGCTGGCCCTCGCCGCACGGGGCGATGTCGCGCGCGCGATTGTCTATCGGACGGATGCGCTGGCCGACTCGCAGGTGGCGATTGACGTGCACATACCGGGCCATCTGCACGACCCAATCCGCTATCCCGCCGCCGTAATCACAGGCAGTGACCACCCTGACGCCACCGCCCTGCTCGACTTCCTAACCTCGCCGCAAGCCCGCGCGATTTTCGAAAGCCACGGATTTGAGGTGCCGCAATGA
- a CDS encoding SDR family oxidoreductase yields the protein MAALVTGAGKRLGRAMAVALAEAGFDVAVHYASSEVEATETVAQITALGRRAVALQADLLSEEETAALLPHAVDALGTPITHLINNASIFEYDTLATATRESWDRHLESNLRAPFVLTQALADQIPDAVVDAAGEPMARGLVVNMIDQRVRKLTPEFMTYTIAKMGLWAFTQTAAQALAPKVRVNAIGPGPTLQGARQSAEHFAAQRKATVLERGASPEDIVGALRYLLSASAVTGQLICVDGGQHLGWQTPDVLGVE from the coding sequence ATGGCCGCATTGGTGACAGGGGCGGGTAAACGTCTGGGCCGCGCAATGGCCGTTGCCCTGGCAGAGGCCGGGTTTGATGTGGCTGTGCATTACGCAAGCTCGGAGGTGGAGGCCACGGAAACGGTGGCGCAGATCACGGCGCTTGGGCGGCGGGCGGTTGCTTTGCAGGCGGATTTGCTCTCGGAAGAAGAAACTGCCGCGCTCTTGCCGCACGCGGTGGACGCGTTGGGCACCCCGATCACGCACCTGATCAACAACGCCTCGATCTTCGAATATGACACGCTGGCCACGGCGACGCGCGAAAGCTGGGATCGGCATTTGGAGTCCAATCTCCGCGCACCGTTTGTTTTGACGCAAGCGTTGGCCGATCAGATCCCCGACGCGGTTGTTGATGCGGCGGGTGAACCCATGGCCCGGGGGCTCGTCGTTAACATGATCGATCAGCGGGTCCGCAAGCTGACGCCGGAATTCATGACATACACGATTGCCAAGATGGGGCTTTGGGCGTTCACCCAAACCGCCGCGCAAGCTCTGGCGCCCAAGGTACGGGTCAATGCCATCGGGCCAGGGCCGACCCTGCAGGGCGCCCGGCAATCGGCGGAGCATTTCGCGGCGCAACGCAAGGCGACGGTTCTGGAGCGCGGCGCGTCACCGGAGGACATCGTCGGAGCGCTGCGATATCTTCTCTCTGCCAGCGCTGTCACGGGGCAGTTGATCTGTGTCGACGGGGGGCAGCATCTGGGGTGGCAGACGCCGGATGTGTTGGGCGTCGAATAG
- the modB gene encoding molybdate ABC transporter permease subunit, with the protein MTLGLGPAEWQIVGLSLQIAVWAIMASLPLAVLVALALARAEFWGREILNIAVHLPLVLPPVVTGYLLLILFGAQGPLGRFFETVFGLTFAFRWTGAALACGIMAFPLMVRAIRLALEAVDPKLEEAAATLGASRVRIFATVTLPLMLPGILAGTILGFAKALGEFGATITFVSNIPGQTQTIPTAIYSLLQVPGQEGAALRLILISIALSAGALIASEWMARGMAKRVRGT; encoded by the coding sequence ATGACCTTGGGGCTTGGTCCGGCGGAATGGCAGATTGTGGGCCTGTCGCTACAGATTGCGGTTTGGGCGATCATGGCGAGCCTGCCCCTTGCGGTCTTGGTCGCGCTCGCCCTGGCCCGGGCGGAGTTTTGGGGCCGCGAGATTCTCAACATTGCCGTGCATTTGCCCCTGGTTTTGCCGCCGGTCGTGACTGGCTACCTTCTGTTGATCCTCTTTGGCGCCCAAGGCCCATTGGGGCGGTTCTTTGAAACCGTCTTTGGCCTCACCTTCGCATTCCGCTGGACCGGAGCGGCGCTGGCCTGCGGGATCATGGCCTTTCCCTTGATGGTCCGCGCGATCCGCCTCGCCCTTGAAGCCGTGGACCCAAAACTGGAAGAGGCCGCGGCAACGCTTGGCGCATCGCGGGTCCGGATATTCGCGACTGTGACGCTCCCCTTGATGCTGCCCGGCATTCTGGCCGGCACCATCTTGGGCTTTGCCAAAGCGCTTGGCGAATTTGGGGCAACCATCACCTTCGTGTCGAATATCCCGGGACAGACCCAAACCATCCCCACGGCGATCTACAGCTTGCTCCAAGTGCCGGGGCAGGAAGGCGCAGCACTGCGGCTGATCTTGATCTCCATCGCGCTTTCCGCTGGGGCATTGATCGCGTCGGAATGGATGGCGCGTGGTATGGCCAAACGGGTGCGCGGCACATGA